The DNA segment CTGAAGGACTTCCCACACTCACTGCACTGATAGGGCCTCTCGCCCGTGTGGATGATCTGGTGCTGGATGAGGTGCGAGCTCTGGCTGAAGCCCTTCCCACACTCGACGCAGGTgtagggcttctctccagtgtggaCCTTCTGGTGGTGGATGAGGTTGGAGCTCCGGTTGAAGGCTTTGCCACACTGGTTACACTCGTGGGGTTTCAACCCATTGTGGATCCTCTGATGCTGAATGAGAGTTGAGCTCTGGCTGAAGGTTTTCCCGCACTCAGTGCATTCATAGGGCTTCTCCCCCGTGTGGACCCGCTGGTGCAGGATGAGGTTGGAGCTGCGGCCAAAGGTCTTTCCACACTCGCGGCACTCGTAGGGCTTGTCTCCCGTGTGCACACCCTGGTGCTGCACGAGTGCGGAGCTGTGGCTGAAGGCCTTCCCGCAGACGCCGCACTCATACGGCTTCTCCCCCGTGTGGATGATCTGGTGCTTTCGGAGCACCGAGCTGTAGCTGAAGGCCTTgccacacacagcacacacatgagGCTTCTCCCCGGTGTGGATCCTCCGGTGCTGGATGAGGCTCGAGCTCTGGCTGAAGGCCTTCCCACACTCACTGCACTTgtagggcttctcccctgtgtgGACCCTGTGGTGTTTGATGAGGTTGGACACCCGGCTGAAGGGCTTGCCACACTCGCTACATGAGTAAGGCCTCTCCCCAGTATGGACCCTCTGGTGCTTCCTCATGTGTGAGCTCTGGCTGAAGGCCCTCCCACACTCAGTACACTCGAagggcttctcccctgtgtgGACCCTCTGGTGCTTGACGAGGTTGGAACTGCGCCTGAAGGCCTTCCCACAGGCATGACACACGTACGGCTTCTCGCCAGAGTGGATTCTCTGGTGCTGGATGAGGTTGGAGCTGCGCCTGAAGGTCTTCCCGCACTCACTGCATTCGTAGGGCTTCTCGCTCACATGGGACTTCTGGTGCTTTTTAAGGCTGGAGCTCTGGCAGAAGGCCTTCCCACACTCAGAACACATATGCAGCTTCTCCCCATGGTGGGTAAGCTGGTGCTGgaggaagcctgtgtgtgtgctgaagAGCCTTCCACACTCGTTACAGATGAAGGACTTGTGTCCAGTGTGCCCTGTCTGATGCTGAGTAAGACCGGGGTCTCCTTCGAAGGTTTTCCCACACTCGCTGCATATGAATGGGCTTTCGGCCACGTGAAGTCCTGTGCAGCTGGGCAGGTCCAGGCTGCAGGGCAGGCTCCGTATGCCAAGTGGATGGGGCCTCCCCTCTGCAGGAGGCCCCTGACACTCCACTGGGCTTGGGCTCCAGCTGCAGCTGCTCTTGATGTCATCACAgtccacctctctctctcctgagGGGCTCCTGAGAAGCATCTGTGCTAGAGTGAAGGCTCCCTCCTGGTGAGGGCGGTGCATCTGCCTCTCATCCTCAGGGAGCCCGCAGTCTCTTTCTTCTACACCACAATGGAGTCCTCCAAGCTCAGGTGTCTGGGGAGCATCACTGCCAGAGCTGTCTGATATTTCTACCTGTGATTCCAAGTCCTCAGAAACTTCTTCCTTCTGAACAAACTCCTGGCCCTTAGTCCTGGTGTCCCAGCCTGAAATGACAAACAGAAAGTCACATGGCGCCCCCTCCCCAATGGTCTTCatgctctctccttccctttagcCCATCTCAGCTGAAATACATCACAGAAGATGACCTCTCTGACCATTGCTCCCAACAGGGCTCCGTATCCCAAGGCTGGAGCCACGCAGGGGTGCTGAGTGGGTGGGTGAAGAGCACCCCACAGTACTCTCAGCCTCCTTGGGCCTGTTGCCCTCTGACCTGCCCGTCGGttcaggaatgatttccattCGCCTACTGAAATTTCTAGAATCTCCCCCAACAGCATTTTGTCTCCCCACGTCACCTGGAGGCTTCTATTCTCCTCAACGCAGACCCAGCTGTGTCGTCTGCTCAGCCTGACTGCCCTGCACATGTGTCTGGTGGTGACAGTTTGCATTCCGGTCACCTGACTCATGGCCCAGCTGGAAGGCCCTGCACAGAGTCTGTGCCAAGACCCCCTCCATGGAACTTGACCGTGTGGCTGCACACAGTGAGGCAACCTGCTTCACCCTCCTGCTGACTGTCAGGCAGGCCTGTCATCACACCTGCAGGTGGGCTACCATCTTCTCCCAGGGCCCCAGCTGTGGGGCACCAGCGGGGCTCCCGCGGGGCTCCCATGTGTGATAGGGGCACAGTGAGGGCTTCAGGGACAAACAGGGTGGTCACTGCAGGAAACAAGGGTCTGGACAGGGTGGCCCAGGGAGCCCCGCCCTCTCTTGGTTGCACAAGAAGGGACATAGCTTTTCCATGAAAGGTCACAGAGGACCCATTCTGGGCTCTGTGGCTGCAGTCTCTGTCATAAGGTCTGCTCTGTTAcaatccttaaaaaactgaactgTTCTTTGCTTGCAGGTCATAAACAAATGGTGAGCTGGATCTGGCCTGTGGGGCATGGCTCGCTGACCCAACTGAGACAAGATCATTGGTGTGGCTCCTGAGGGAGTGGAAATGGGAACTGCTTTGCGGGCCAGAGAGACTATTGGCCTGGAAGGATTTTACTGAGACGGGAAACAAGAGTGAGTCCTATGGGTGAGGGTAATGGCATTTTTTATTTGGTAGACTGGATACAATTCTCTGCAACATAAGAATTACTGGAAACAATaatgaaagttcttttttttttgaaaggaaatataaagtcaaaaatatgctttaagaaaatttttcattaaaaacactGGGTTTAATGGTGAAGGAAAAGATGTGTAAACAAATGCACTTGTTTGCCACACTGCCCCCACAAGTGTGGCACCGACTGGCCCAGCCAGCACACAGCAAACCTGTTAGACTTCCCAAGAGGAAACAATGGAGGCCTGTATGATTAGCTGCTCCCAGGTTTGTGAAAAATGCCCCAGTGGAGCCATGCTCACAAGTCCTCATGTGGCTGTGGCTCTCGAGGGGCCCAGCAGAGACTCAGCAGCACCTGCCCCGCCACACGAGCCCCCAGCGGCACCGCAGCCTCGGCTGGGGGCTCCACCTCTCTCCATCCCCACAGGGGCTCTGTTATGTGTATTGAGGTGGAGTTAACAAAATAACTGTTTTAAATGAAcacttcagtggcatttagtacatttacaatgttgtgcagtCAGAATCTGTATCTTGTTCCAAGACATTTCATTTCCATCACCTCAAAGCCCCAGTGCATTAGTCCATATCTCCTGGCCCCCAGCGCCTGGTGGCCACCACCTGCATTTTGTCTCCATGGATTTACCTCATTCCTGACCTTGCATGTGAATGAAATCATGATACACAACTTTTGATGTCTGGACTCTTCCTCTCAACCTAATGTTTCTGCAGGTTCAGTCACTGCGGCAGGTACCAGTGCTTCACTcccttatggctgaataatattccacggTACAGACACAACACATCTGGTTTCTGCATCCGTCCACTGAGGGGCATCTGGGTTGCTTACACCTCTTGAGTACTGTGAACAGTGCTATGAATATGACATACGTGTACTTGACGGGTATTTGCCTTGAATTCTGCGGGTATGTATCCACAGTGGAATTACTGCATCACACGGTaatgccagggcttcccaggtggtgctagtgggaaagaatccccgcctgccaatgcaggagacatgtgttcaatctttgggtggggaagatcccctacaggaggggatggcaacccactccagtattcctgcctggataatcccacagacagaggagcctgctgggctacactccatagggttgcaaagagtcagacacaactgaagtgactgagcatgcacgcatggtaATGCTAGGTTTAAactttgaggaactgccaaactgtacTGCACCATGGCTATACCATTCTACATTCCCACCATTGTtggtgtatagaaacacaactgattaTGTGTACTGACCTGTACTCTGCAATTCTACTGAATTCATTTAATATTAGCTCTAGCAGGTTTTTAATGGATCCTTTGGGATTTCCTATTATATATACAGGATTGTGCCTTATACAAACAgaggtagttttatttcttccttcccaatttgaatgcctttttttttctggcctgaTTGCTCTGGTTAGAACTTCCAATACAGTACTGAAGAGCAGAGTTGAAAGCAGGCATATTTTCCTGATTTATGGGGAAAACCTTTTAATATTTCACTAATGTACATGATGTTAgctgttagctgtgggtttttcatgaATGCCCTTTATCGTGTTGAGGAGGTTGCCTTGAATGGAGTTCTCAGTGTTTTCATTATGAAAATGAATTTGGTTTTGtcaaacactattttttttttttgcatcaattGAGATGATTATAGCTTTTCCCCTTCATTTGATTAATGTGGTAAATGACACTGATTGGTTCTTATGTTGCACCACTCTTGTGTTCCTGGGTTacatcccacttggtcatgggaTATAACACTTTTATTAATGctgctggattcagtttgctagcattttgttgagggttttatATATACAGCCACAAAATGTCTCAAtgcataattttcttttcctgtggtgTCTTTGATTATCCTTCCTTTTGTATAGTTTGCAAGCTTGACAAAACAGCATACATCCTTCTTTAAATGTCTTGTGATGCCGTTTGGCCCTGGTTTGTTAGTTTTACAAGTTACAGATTCAATCTTTAATTGTTATAAGTCTGTTCTTACTTTCTACCTATTCTGGAGTCACTCTTGGTGATTTGTCTTTTTAGGAATTTAGCTCTTTCATGTAGGTTATCTCATTTGTTGGTGTGCAACtgcttttcactcttttttacttttgtatAGTCGGTAATAACGTCCCCATCCCATTTTCACTTGATTTTCAGTGTGTTGCTTTTGTCATTTCTTGATCATTTCCAAAACCTTTTAAACACATTGATTGTCTTATCGCTATTCCAGTCTCCATTTCTGCTCCGATGTTCACTATTTCCTTCCATCAGCTCTGGGTTTCGTTTACTCTTCTCACAGACCCCTAGGATGTCAAGTTAGGTACTGCTGTAAGGCCTATCTATCCTCCTCCCAATACAGGCATTGACTGCTGTAAATTTccgctctgggcttccctgcatCCTGTGAGTTCTGGGAGTTTGtggctttgttttcatttgtctgtaGGTATGTTCTaacttcccttgtggtttctTCTTCGACCAACTGGTTAAGAGTGTGTGGTTTTACTTCAACAAATTTGtgcattttccagttttcctgcaGTTATTGCTTGGAGATGATACTTTATATTATTTCCACATTGATTGAGACTGGTTTTGTAGTCTAATATATGGTCTACATTGAAGAATGTTTCATATGCACTTAAGAAGACTGTATCTGCTCCCTTGGACGGAGGGTATATCTATGTCTCTTAGGTCTATTAATTATAGTATTGCTCAAATTCCCTGTTTCATTACTAAACTTCTgtttagatgtttttcttgacttttggaagtgaggtattaaagtctccaacTGCTACTGTAGAAGCATCTCTTTCTTCCCTCAAATCTATGCCTGCTTCATATGTTTTGGGTTCTTTTCAGTGTTTATGTTTATCACTACTCTATCTTTTTGATTAATTGACTTGTTTATCAATATAtatcaaactgtggtgctggagaagactcttgagagtcccctggactgcaaggagaacaaaccagtcaatcctaaaggaaatcaaccctgcatattcattggaaggactgatgcgaaagctgaagctccaatactttggccacctgatgtgaagactcgactcattggaaaagaccctgatgctgggaaagactgagggcatgaggagaaggggacaacagattagatggttggaaggcatcaacTCAgtagacaggagtttgagcaaactctgggagacagtaaaggacagggaagcctggcgggctgcagtacatggggtcgcaaaagtcagacatgactaaatgactgaacaacaatcttccTGATTAATTAACTATTTATCATTATATCCTTCTTTTCTCTTGTACAGTTGTTTGACATAGTTTACTTTGTCCAATATTAATATAGCAACCCCAGAtctcttttgttattatttg comes from the Bos indicus isolate NIAB-ARS_2022 breed Sahiwal x Tharparkar chromosome 14, NIAB-ARS_B.indTharparkar_mat_pri_1.0, whole genome shotgun sequence genome and includes:
- the ZNF16 gene encoding zinc finger protein 16 isoform X2, which codes for MHRPHQEGAFTLAQMLLRSPSGEREVDCDDIKSSCSWSPSPVECQGPPAEGRPHPLGIRSLPCSLDLPSCTGLHVAESPFICSECGKTFEGDPGLTQHQTGHTGHKSFICNECGRLFSTHTGFLQHQLTHHGEKLHMCSECGKAFCQSSSLKKHQKSHVSEKPYECSECGKTFRRSSNLIQHQRIHSGEKPYVCHACGKAFRRSSNLVKHQRVHTGEKPFECTECGRAFSQSSHMRKHQRVHTGERPYSCSECGKPFSRVSNLIKHHRVHTGEKPYKCSECGKAFSQSSSLIQHRRIHTGEKPHVCAVCGKAFSYSSVLRKHQIIHTGEKPYECGVCGKAFSHSSALVQHQGVHTGDKPYECRECGKTFGRSSNLILHQRVHTGEKPYECTECGKTFSQSSTLIQHQRIHNGLKPHECNQCGKAFNRSSNLIHHQKVHTGEKPYTCVECGKGFSQSSHLIQHQIIHTGERPYQCSECGKSFSQRSVLIQHQRIHTGVKPYDCTACGKAFSQRSKLTKHQLIHTRE
- the ZNF16 gene encoding zinc finger protein 16 isoform X1; this translates as MTPMHRRSQPCPASEYALKRQQWSSQFLDHPLGPLEPRPLWSDAPAETHPGSALHGSLCCGDAEPGATSPHHQQPGWDTRTKGQEFVQKEEVSEDLESQVEISDSSGSDAPQTPELGGLHCGVEERDCGLPEDERQMHRPHQEGAFTLAQMLLRSPSGEREVDCDDIKSSCSWSPSPVECQGPPAEGRPHPLGIRSLPCSLDLPSCTGLHVAESPFICSECGKTFEGDPGLTQHQTGHTGHKSFICNECGRLFSTHTGFLQHQLTHHGEKLHMCSECGKAFCQSSSLKKHQKSHVSEKPYECSECGKTFRRSSNLIQHQRIHSGEKPYVCHACGKAFRRSSNLVKHQRVHTGEKPFECTECGRAFSQSSHMRKHQRVHTGERPYSCSECGKPFSRVSNLIKHHRVHTGEKPYKCSECGKAFSQSSSLIQHRRIHTGEKPHVCAVCGKAFSYSSVLRKHQIIHTGEKPYECGVCGKAFSHSSALVQHQGVHTGDKPYECRECGKTFGRSSNLILHQRVHTGEKPYECTECGKTFSQSSTLIQHQRIHNGLKPHECNQCGKAFNRSSNLIHHQKVHTGEKPYTCVECGKGFSQSSHLIQHQIIHTGERPYQCSECGKSFSQRSVLIQHQRIHTGVKPYDCTACGKAFSQRSKLTKHQLIHTRE